In Amia ocellicauda isolate fAmiCal2 chromosome 5, fAmiCal2.hap1, whole genome shotgun sequence, a genomic segment contains:
- the rhoub gene encoding ras homolog family member Ub: MPSQMPVDYKLMAPPVPPHKARALRPAEAQERVLKCVLLGDGAVGKTSLVVSYTTNGYPTKYVPTAFDDFSAVVQVDGSPIRLQLCDTAGQDEFDKLRHFCYPRTDALLLCFSVVSPASFQNVWEKWVPEIRHSCPQAPVVLVGTQCDLRQDVKVLIDLARRQENPVAEEDARALADKLGAIAYVECSALTQKNLKEVFDAAISAGLRYSDRRARKERKVKSTADKMKTLSKSWWKKYVCIQ, encoded by the exons ATGCCATCTCAAATGCCGGTGGATTACAAGCTGATGGCTCCCCCGGTTCCCCCGCACAAAGCCAGGGCGCTCCGGCCGGCCGAGGCGCAGGAGCGGGTCCTCAAGTGCGTTTTGCTGGGCGACGGGGCTGTGGGCAAAACCAGCCTGGTTGTCAGCTACACCACGAACGGTTACCCGACGAAATACGTGCCCACGGCGTTTGACGACTTTTCTG CGGTGGTGCAGGTAGATGGGTCTCCGATTCGGCTCCAGTTGTGCGACACAGCAGGACAG GATGAGTTTGACAAGCTGCGGCATTTCTGCTACCCGCGCACAGATGCcctgctgctgtgcttcagcgtGGTCAGCCCAGCCTCCTTCCAGAACGTATGGGAGAAGTGGGTCCCTGAGATCCGGCACAGCTGCCCACAGGCACCTGTGGTGCTGGTGGGCACCCAGTGTGACCTACGGCAGGACGTGAAGGTGCTAATTGATCTGGCCCGGCGGCAGGAGAATCCTGTGGCCGAGGAGGACGCCCGCGCGCTGGCAGACAAGCTGGGCGCCATCGCCTATGTGGAGTGCTCGGCCCTCACCCAGAAGAACCTGAAGGAGGTATTCGATGCTGCGATTTCCGCTGGCCTGCGCTACTCCGACCGGCGTGCCCGCAAAGAGAGGAAAGTCAAGAGCACAGCggacaaaatgaaaacactCTCCAAGTCCTGGTGGAAGAAGTATGTCTGCATTCAGTGA